A genomic segment from bacterium HR17 encodes:
- the queA gene encoding S-adenosylmethionine:tRNA ribosyltransferase-isomerase, with translation MRLEELDYELPPELIAQEPIEPRDHARLMVLNRHTGAIAHRRFYELGDYLQPGDVLVINDTKVIRARLRGKRADTGGQVEVLLLRPDDHDDYVWRVLIKPGRRARTRGQFVFGCAPLQVTASVEERLPDGSFAVRFDRPRGELLQALDTIGEVPLPPYIKTPLTDDRPYQTVYAREPGSVAAPTAGLHFTERLLAELQARGVQIARITLHVGWSTFKPVTSEIVEQHDIGEEFYRVPPEAAEIINAAWQRGNKVVAVGTTATRTLETVAVDFHRVVPGEGWTSLFITVGHPFKAVDALVTNFHLPRSSNLLLVAAFCGGMALVRKAYEEAVRERYRFYSFGDAMLIL, from the coding sequence ATGCGGCTGGAAGAGTTGGACTACGAACTGCCCCCAGAACTGATTGCCCAAGAGCCGATAGAGCCCCGCGACCACGCCCGGCTGATGGTGCTGAACCGGCACACGGGTGCCATTGCCCACCGACGGTTTTACGAGTTGGGCGATTACCTGCAGCCGGGCGATGTGCTGGTCATTAACGACACGAAAGTCATTCGGGCGCGGTTGCGGGGCAAGCGAGCCGACACAGGCGGACAAGTGGAAGTGCTTTTGCTACGCCCTGACGACCACGACGACTATGTGTGGCGGGTGTTGATCAAGCCGGGGCGACGGGCGCGAACAAGGGGGCAGTTCGTGTTTGGGTGTGCCCCGTTGCAGGTCACCGCGAGCGTGGAAGAGCGGCTGCCCGATGGCTCTTTCGCAGTGCGGTTTGACCGCCCGCGGGGCGAACTGTTGCAAGCGTTGGACACCATTGGCGAAGTGCCGCTGCCGCCTTATATCAAAACGCCGTTGACCGATGACCGCCCCTATCAGACAGTTTACGCGCGCGAGCCCGGCTCCGTCGCGGCACCGACAGCCGGGCTACATTTCACCGAACGGTTGTTGGCGGAGTTGCAAGCCCGCGGGGTGCAAATCGCCCGCATCACTCTCCATGTCGGTTGGTCAACATTCAAACCCGTCACCAGCGAAATCGTGGAGCAGCACGACATCGGCGAAGAGTTTTACCGTGTCCCGCCCGAAGCCGCCGAAATTATCAACGCTGCGTGGCAACGGGGCAATAAGGTCGTCGCCGTCGGAACGACCGCGACGCGAACGCTGGAAACGGTGGCAGTGGATTTTCATCGCGTCGTGCCCGGCGAAGGTTGGACAAGTTTGTTCATCACGGTCGGGCATCCGTTCAAAGCCGTAGATGCGCTCGTCACCAATTTTCACTTGCCGCGTTCTTCCAACTTGCTGTTGGTGGCAGCGTTTTGTGGCGGGATGGCGTTGGTCCGCAAGGCGTATGAGGAGGCGGTGCGGGAACGCTATCGCTTTTACAGTTTCGGTGATGCGATGCTCATTCTCTGA